One genomic window of Lytechinus variegatus isolate NC3 chromosome 1, Lvar_3.0, whole genome shotgun sequence includes the following:
- the LOC121407102 gene encoding amino acid transporter AVT3B-like isoform X2, with translation MHGGNATRSSVKIFANIFISFVGAGVLGLPYAFKEAGIWEGILIMLFVAVVSMKAMLLLIDCKYKLEERKEVRKLFKVSPIPRPDAEKGDGGGGGGGDKEEMENLINGNSENSEKEVVMCGESNGEVHVVSGSKNSKTEENEHLKELNYGDLAYYAIGSKGRLIVEMSIVISQTGFCCSYLIFISSNLAALFQHLTMYHYIVFMLPGCCALSLLRHLNKLALFSLMADFANVFAYTVVFWFDFEHIHNVPIHPKTMSLEGFPFFLVIAFYCYEGAGMILDLESSVAMEKREKFRSIFKLAIASMTSLFIGFGACGYLSFGPETMNIITLNLPDGVLPHAVQALLSFSLYFTYPVMMFPVIRIMEKRLINDPNNEVIKGNFLRLGMVLLTAVVVVLIPNFTTLMALVGATCCTLLAFILPGLIHWRIFQESRSCFAKILDVLLIFMGCLATVLGTIDALKRLFPSLDPNHTVVDTGI, from the exons ATGCACGGTGGAAATGCTACAAGGTCCAGCGTTAAAATATTTGCGAATATTTTTATATCCTTCGTGGGAGCTGGCGTGCTTGGATTACCCTATGCATTCAAAGAG gCTGGCATCTGGGAGGGGATTCTCATCATGCTGTTTGTTGCAGTTGTCAG CATGAAGGCCATGTTGTTATTAATCGACTGCAAGTACAAGCTAGAAGAGAGGAAAGAAGTCCGGAAGCTTTTCAAAGTATCCCCCATTCCAAGACCTGATGCAGAGAAAGGAGACGGGggaggaggtggaggaggagACAAGGAAGAGATGGAGAACCTCATAAATGGAAACTCAGAAAATAGTGAAAAAGAAGTGGTAATGTGTGGAGAGTCCAATGGAGAGGTTCATGTCGTCTCAGGAAGCAAGAATTCCAAGACAGAG gaaaatgagCATTTGAAGGAGTTAAATTATGGAGATCTTG CTTATTATGCTATTGGAAGCAAAGGAAGGTTGATAGTGGAGATGTCAATAGTCATTTCTCAAACAG GTTTTTGTTGCagttatttgatattcatctcATCAAATCTGGCAGCTCTCTTTCAGCATCTTACTATGTATCATTATATAGTGTTCATGCTTCCTGGGTGCTGTGCTTTATCTCTTCTAAGACATCTCAATAAATTAGCATTGTTCAG CTTGATGGCAGACTTTGCCAATGTTTTTGCATACACAGTTGTGTTTTGGTTTGACTTTGAACACATACACAATGTACC AATTCATCCAAAGACAATGTCATTAGAAGGCTTTCCATTCTTTTTAGTGATAGCATTCTACTGTTATGAG GGAGCTGGAATGATTTTAGATCTTGAAAGTTCCGTAGCtatggagaaaagggaaaaatttAGATC gatattcaaattggcaattgcTTCAATGACAAGCTTATTTATTGGGTTCGGAGCCTGTGGGTATTTG TCTTTTGGTCCTGAAACCATGAACATCATTACTCTCAATCTACCAGATGGTGTATTACCCCATGCTGTACAGGCTCTATTATCATTCTCTTTATACTTCACATACCCTGTCATGATGTTCCCTGTTATAAGAATCATGGAGAAGAGATTGATAAATGACCCTAATAATGAGGTTATTAAAGGG AATTTTCTGCGACTAGGGATGGTTTTATTGACTGCTGTGGTGGTGGTGTTAATACCAAACTTTACTACCCTCATGGCATTAGTAGGGGCGACATGTTGCACCCTCTTAGCATTTATTTTACCAGGGCTTATACATTGGAGGATATTCCAAGA GTCTCGTTCATGTTTTGCCAAGATTTTAGATGTACTACTCATATTTATGGGTTGTTTAGC AACCGTTCTAGGGACGATAGATGCCCTGAAGAGATTGTTTCCTTCCCTAGATCCCAACCACACAGTTGTAGATACTGGAATATGA
- the LOC121407102 gene encoding amino acid transporter AVT3B-like isoform X1 → MHGGNATRSSVKIFANIFISFVGAGVLGLPYAFKEAGIWEGILIMLFVAVVSMKAMLLLIDCKYKLEERKEVRKLFKVSPIPRPDAEKGDGGGGGGGDKEEMENLINGNSENSEKEVVMCGESNGEVHVVSGSKNSKTEVKKSRRFQCENEHLKELNYGDLAYYAIGSKGRLIVEMSIVISQTGFCCSYLIFISSNLAALFQHLTMYHYIVFMLPGCCALSLLRHLNKLALFSLMADFANVFAYTVVFWFDFEHIHNVPIHPKTMSLEGFPFFLVIAFYCYEGAGMILDLESSVAMEKREKFRSIFKLAIASMTSLFIGFGACGYLSFGPETMNIITLNLPDGVLPHAVQALLSFSLYFTYPVMMFPVIRIMEKRLINDPNNEVIKGNFLRLGMVLLTAVVVVLIPNFTTLMALVGATCCTLLAFILPGLIHWRIFQESRSCFAKILDVLLIFMGCLATVLGTIDALKRLFPSLDPNHTVVDTGI, encoded by the exons ATGCACGGTGGAAATGCTACAAGGTCCAGCGTTAAAATATTTGCGAATATTTTTATATCCTTCGTGGGAGCTGGCGTGCTTGGATTACCCTATGCATTCAAAGAG gCTGGCATCTGGGAGGGGATTCTCATCATGCTGTTTGTTGCAGTTGTCAG CATGAAGGCCATGTTGTTATTAATCGACTGCAAGTACAAGCTAGAAGAGAGGAAAGAAGTCCGGAAGCTTTTCAAAGTATCCCCCATTCCAAGACCTGATGCAGAGAAAGGAGACGGGggaggaggtggaggaggagACAAGGAAGAGATGGAGAACCTCATAAATGGAAACTCAGAAAATAGTGAAAAAGAAGTGGTAATGTGTGGAGAGTCCAATGGAGAGGTTCATGTCGTCTCAGGAAGCAAGAATTCCAAGACAGAGGTAAAAAAGTCTCGCCGTTTTCAATGC gaaaatgagCATTTGAAGGAGTTAAATTATGGAGATCTTG CTTATTATGCTATTGGAAGCAAAGGAAGGTTGATAGTGGAGATGTCAATAGTCATTTCTCAAACAG GTTTTTGTTGCagttatttgatattcatctcATCAAATCTGGCAGCTCTCTTTCAGCATCTTACTATGTATCATTATATAGTGTTCATGCTTCCTGGGTGCTGTGCTTTATCTCTTCTAAGACATCTCAATAAATTAGCATTGTTCAG CTTGATGGCAGACTTTGCCAATGTTTTTGCATACACAGTTGTGTTTTGGTTTGACTTTGAACACATACACAATGTACC AATTCATCCAAAGACAATGTCATTAGAAGGCTTTCCATTCTTTTTAGTGATAGCATTCTACTGTTATGAG GGAGCTGGAATGATTTTAGATCTTGAAAGTTCCGTAGCtatggagaaaagggaaaaatttAGATC gatattcaaattggcaattgcTTCAATGACAAGCTTATTTATTGGGTTCGGAGCCTGTGGGTATTTG TCTTTTGGTCCTGAAACCATGAACATCATTACTCTCAATCTACCAGATGGTGTATTACCCCATGCTGTACAGGCTCTATTATCATTCTCTTTATACTTCACATACCCTGTCATGATGTTCCCTGTTATAAGAATCATGGAGAAGAGATTGATAAATGACCCTAATAATGAGGTTATTAAAGGG AATTTTCTGCGACTAGGGATGGTTTTATTGACTGCTGTGGTGGTGGTGTTAATACCAAACTTTACTACCCTCATGGCATTAGTAGGGGCGACATGTTGCACCCTCTTAGCATTTATTTTACCAGGGCTTATACATTGGAGGATATTCCAAGA GTCTCGTTCATGTTTTGCCAAGATTTTAGATGTACTACTCATATTTATGGGTTGTTTAGC AACCGTTCTAGGGACGATAGATGCCCTGAAGAGATTGTTTCCTTCCCTAGATCCCAACCACACAGTTGTAGATACTGGAATATGA